A region from the Gemmatimonadota bacterium genome encodes:
- a CDS encoding ABC transporter ATP-binding protein translates to MAGVRLQHLVKRFPDGSTAVAGLSIDVAEGEFLVLVGPSGCGKTTALRMIAGLETPTMGRVLIGEQDVTELPPGDRDVAMVFQNYALYPHFTVQENIEFPLRMRKVDAGERGRRAREVAESLGIAAYLSRRPAELSGGQRQRVALARALVREPAVFLFDEPLSNLDAQVRAATRAELVRLHRRLGITIIHVTHDQVEAMSMAQRVAVMHEGKLEQCAPPMEVYGTPATLFTAQFVGSPLINTIPGRVDGLGSRQVFTGPLTMGVHATPGDATLAVRPEHLRLGPADSAIEATVVLVEPLGAETIVHLALADGTELRARVPGHATVVAGAVVPVSVEASQALVFDVAGRLAGRGRA, encoded by the coding sequence ATGGCCGGCGTCCGGCTGCAACACCTCGTCAAGCGCTTCCCGGACGGCAGCACGGCCGTGGCCGGGCTGTCGATCGACGTCGCGGAAGGCGAGTTCCTCGTGCTGGTCGGGCCGTCGGGCTGCGGCAAGACCACGGCACTCCGGATGATCGCCGGGCTGGAGACGCCCACGATGGGGCGCGTCCTCATCGGCGAGCAGGATGTCACCGAGCTCCCGCCCGGCGACCGGGACGTGGCGATGGTCTTCCAGAACTACGCGTTGTACCCGCACTTCACGGTGCAGGAGAACATCGAGTTCCCGCTACGGATGCGGAAGGTGGACGCGGGCGAGCGCGGCCGTCGCGCGCGCGAGGTCGCCGAATCGTTAGGTATCGCTGCGTACCTCAGCCGGCGGCCGGCCGAACTCTCCGGCGGCCAACGCCAGCGGGTGGCACTGGCCCGGGCCCTCGTGCGCGAGCCGGCGGTCTTTCTGTTCGACGAGCCGCTCTCCAACCTCGATGCCCAGGTGCGGGCGGCGACGCGCGCGGAGCTGGTGCGGCTCCATCGGCGCCTCGGGATCACGATCATCCACGTCACGCACGACCAGGTCGAGGCCATGTCGATGGCCCAGCGGGTGGCGGTGATGCACGAGGGCAAGCTGGAGCAGTGCGCCCCCCCGATGGAGGTCTACGGGACCCCGGCAACCCTCTTCACCGCGCAGTTTGTTGGTTCGCCGCTCATCAACACCATCCCCGGGCGGGTGGACGGGCTCGGGAGCCGCCAGGTCTTCACTGGGCCGCTGACGATGGGGGTCCATGCGACCCCTGGCGACGCCACCCTCGCGGTGCGCCCTGAACACCTCCGCCTTGGCCCGGCCGACAGCGCCATCGAGGCGACGGTGGTCCTCGTGGAGCCGCTCGGCGCCGAGACGATTGTTCACCTGGCGCTGGCCGATGGGACGGAATTGCGCGCCCGCGTGCCCGGGCACGCCACCGTGGTCGCTGGCGCGGTCGTCCCGGTGTCCGTCGAGGCGAGCCAGGCCCTGGTCTTTGATGTGGCGGGACGCCTCGCCGGTCGGGGTCGCGCATGA